One Solanum lycopersicum chromosome 2, SLM_r2.1 genomic region harbors:
- the THM6 gene encoding transcription factor: MGRVPCCDKMGVKKGPWTPEEDIMLVSYVQQHGPGNWRALPTKTGLRRCSKSCRLRWTNYLRPGIKRGNFTDQEEKMIIQLQALLGNKWAAIASYLPERTDNDIKNYWNTHLKKKMKRLDQCHGSNDLFSLENGLTHLSSSNSSTSRGQWERTLQADINMAKKALHNALSLENPTSSHNNNIKQENTQVSSTSTIYASSTENIARLLQGWIGSSTSSTNNSESSKTSSNNIATTDSSSCDGTPNAETKGGMGLMEAFESLFGLESFESSSSDELSQTTTPEAIKIEIKKEENEHDVEVPLSIILENWLLDENTLNIQPKNDLTTLISFDETPQLF, encoded by the exons ATGGGTAGAGTCCCTTGTTGTGATAAAATGGGAGTGAAGAAAGGGCCATGGACTCCTGAAGAAGATATAATGTTAGTCTCTTATGTGCAACAACATGGTCCAGGCAATTGGAGGGCACTTCCCACTAAAACAG GGTTGCGTAGGTGTAGCAAGAGCTGCAGGCTAAGATGGACAAACTACCTTAGGCCAGGGATAAAGAGGGGTAACTTCACagatcaagaagaaaaaatgattaTCCAGCTTCAAGCACTTTTAGgaaacaa ATGGGCTGCAATAGCTTCGTATCTGCCAGAGAGAACAGATAACGACATAAAAAACTACTGGAATACTCAtctaaagaaaaagatgaaaaggCTTGACCAATGTCATGGATCAAATGATCTATTTTCTTTAGAAAATGGGCTTACTCACTTATCATCTTCAAATTCATCAACTTCTAGGGGACAATGGGAAAGGACACTTCAAGCTGATATTAACATGGCTAAAAAGGCTTTACATAATGCTTTGTCACTTGAAAATCCAACAAGCTcacacaataataatattaaacaagaaaataCACAAGTTTCTTCTACTTCTACTATTTATGCATCAAGTACTGAAAATATAGCTAGATTGCTACAAGGATGGATAGGATCAAGTACTTCTTCCACAAATAATTCTGAAAGTTCAAAAACTTCATCAAACAACATTGCAACAACTGATTCATCTTCATGTGATGGGACTCCAAATGCTGAAACCAAAG GTGGAATGGGGTTGATGGAAGCATTTGAGTCACTATTTGGTTTGGAATCATTTGAATCATCAAGTTCAGATGAGTTGTCTCAAACAACAACTCCTGAGgctattaaaattgaaataaagaaggaagaaaatgaACATGATGTTGAAGTGCCACTATCTATTATCTTAGAGAATTGGTTGCTTGATGAAAATACACTCAatattcaaccaaaaaatgacTTGACTACCTTGATATCTTTTGATGAAACTCCACAACTTTtctag